GAATTAGGAATCAAAACAACCTGGGTTGGGTTAGAAAACAATCATGGTTGGAGCAAAgaacacttttacaaaaaacattttagttCCCTCAAGACTGCACTAGAGGTTGCATattctttaaaatgaattatCGTCAGTGTCTGCCTGGATGAACACAGGCCACATGGACCGATTTTTTGAAGGAGGACAGTCTCAACAATCAAACGACCATGAGGGATATGTTCACTTCTTAGAGTTTTAAGATATACAAATCGTTAAATCAAGTTGTAACCTACTTATTGATTACATGGAAGTGGTTGTATTGTGTATATCATATTAAAATAAAGCGTCCAAATGTCATTATAAGCCTTAAAGATCTATGCAGTCACTTTCAGTGCTGTCAGTGGTACTGTAGTCCAAATGTGCTGATAGTTCTCCTCTATGCCTTCCCACAGGTCATCTATGTGAGCAGAAACCCAAAAGATGTTGTGGTGTCCTTTTACCACTTCCACAAAATGGCTAACTTCTTTCCTGAAACTGGCTCATTTCCAGAGTTTTTAAATCGATTCCTGGATGGCACGCGTAAGTTGACTCAAgggatttttttctctcttgcttATTGTGTTACCAAAAGCCACAATCTGACCGAATACAAAATCTTTTCCCCACTTATTGTTCTCAGTGCACTACGGCTCTTGGTTTGAGCATATCAAAGGCTGGACCAGTCAGGCAGCAGCTCTCAACCTGCTTCACATTACCTACGAAGAGATGTCAATGGTAAAGGAGAAGTTGTTAAACACTCTTGAATTAAACCAACGGGACACAGGCCCCTTGGAGGGAGTGGGGGGGGGATAGTCTTATGCCCAAAACATTTCCCAGAAGGAGACACAAACAGCTAACATGAGATGCGAAAGAGATGTAACTGAATAACCATAAGATGTCCGCATAGATAAAATGAACAGATGCTAAATAAACCAAACAAGACGAGACATTAACCTATCATTAACATGACGCAAAATGACCACAAGGAGATGCAGCAGTTAGCTCACAAAGAGATGCAAATTGATCAAAATTAAGAGTTAAGTCAAAATCACTGCAGAAATAACAAAATCAGACATAAATGattacagaaacacacattttgAACCCAAAATGACCACCAAGACACACTAAAACTATGTGAAACATGTCACAAGTTAAACAGCTGGAGACGCAATCAAAAAGTGATTTCGTaatgacttttcttttcttcctacACTGTACTGTCAGGATCTACATGGCACCATAAAGAATGTGAGTTCTTTACTGCAGTATCCACTGCTGGAAGATGAGGTCAGCAGCTGTGTGAAACACTGCAGCTTCAACAGCATGAAAAACAACAAGATGGTCAACTACTCTCTCATCCCCGATGAGATAATGGATTATAGCAAGGGCTCCTTCATGAGGAAAGGTGGGTTCTTTTCAGTCCACTTACATTTATACACAAAATTTGCAAATCATCATCAGGTTTATCACTTTTAAGTGTTCTAAAGCTGGGTTCAGGTCACCCTGTGGACTCCAAAGATTCCTCTGAGAGGGgtcaaaatacaaaacaaaatgtgGTCGCAAAAGTTTTCCTCCCTCCTTTTACTCTTTGTTCTGTTAAGTGCAGCCAATGTTGTGTCTTCTCTGGAAATCCTTCAGTTTTTTGATGCATAACATCAAGTTGACTCACACAGAATATGTACTGTTAacgtgcttttttctttttttgttcctcaGTTTTGCATCCTTTCAGATAATCCCCCTGTTTGACCTTTCGTTTATGATATCATCATTTTGTCTTCGCACCCTGTGGTTTTGTTTGCAGGTCAGATTGGGGACTGGAAAAGCATTTTCACAAAGGAGCAGAACCAGTATTTTGAAAGCATCTACAGGTCCAAGATGCAGGACTACACTTTAGAGTTTGTGTGGGAGAGGCAAAAGCACGAGGACCAGCCCGTTTAACATGGCCGACAGAGGACAATGGAACTCTGAAAATTCAATAAGAAGTCATGCTGCATCCTTTCAGAGTTTGATGacactgtagtttttttttcaaatgaatcttttctttattgtctttttttattccAGTCCAACTAATATTCAGTCATTTCAGGACTGAAGTCTTTTTCAAAAGATCATGGTAAAATGTAATCACGACGATAACTTTTCTCTGTATActgttgtcttgttttctcAATATGGGAAACACACAACGAAGCATTCAGCATTTTGATGAATAAATCTCAGATCAGTTGAATCCTCCTGAATACAGTTTTTTGTCATTAGCTACTTTTGTTTAGCACAAGGGGAACTTCGCATTTCTGTAATGTGAATTACAAGCAAAGGAACTGTCAGTTATGTCAACACTACAACAATGAGCAGAAGGAGAAGGACAGGTTAAAGGTTTTTCATAAAAAGCTTTATGTCCAGAGGCCTGAGCCGTTCTTGTGTGTCTTGTCACTTCACGCATCCAAAGGAAAGTGTTGGAAGAAATTTTGTTGGAACTGTTTGATCAACTGTCAATTTTTCAAGCagacagaaattaaatagagacAGCTGAACCAAAACCCTGAAGTTAAGATGAATGTCGCGTCCTTGAACAATGAAAATTAAAAGATTTGTCAGAGTAATAGTTTTTTGTAAAGGCTGAAAAACCTTGAAGGAGCACAAACTGGCCCtaaaattacataaaaaagtATGAAGTAGTTGTTTTAGGTCAAACAGGCAACCGAAGTTGAGTTTTGTAAGTGTTGCATTGCTATAGTAATATGGTTCAATTTGCAAACTTGCTGGAAACACAGCTGTTTCAATGGATACATACTGTATGTAAAGGTTAATTCAGATAGCAAAACCTCTGTCCTCTACCACTGTTTGTTGACTCATACATAGTTATTAACAATAAATGCAGAGATTATACACATCAAAATTGATTTTCACATCAAACACAAATTGTTGTCTTGGCTATGATGCTTTTAAAAAGTCAAGATGTAAGGTTGATTAAAGAAATGGAGAGAAACTGACAGGTTTTAACACAAAGCAACTTCTGCAATTAGTTTGATTGCTCTTGAATTTGTCATTATCAATCAAGTTGACAAAGTCTCCCTCCAACATCCTGTTATATCGCCTTCTTATAAACACGTGTATACTCATTATTGTAGCTTCCGAGCTTTTTGTTGTGTATGCGTACTCACAAGTTTTAGCCATTTGAGAAGTGTCTTTACACTTCTCAGGCCTCACAGAGTCAGCTTAAGGGGAAGGGAGTTGAAGGGCAAAGCTGCCATCTGTTAATTATCTCATGTCACAAAGGTTCAAACAAAACCACGGATTGTCCAAGAAtagggttgttgtttttttttcttttttgtataaTTTGAATATTCAATAAAAAGTCCAAAgttcttaagaaaaaaaactacaagcACTCAATGTAACACCAGATGAACACGGCCTCCTTCATTTCTATTCAGGAGCAGAACTTGTAAACGTTAAACAGCCTTCAAACGTTTCTTGGGACCATCAGAATCTTTTTGCATCTGCTgtgttcaagtttttttttttaaagaagatgTAAGATGTAGAGTGATCCAGTGGCACAAATTGCAGAATGCAACCAGATGGGTTTGTTGTCCTGTTGAAAGAACCTTCCCCTTGATTCTAGTTTTCTGGCGCAATTGTTTAGACTTTTCTAAGTAATGTATGTAGTAAGTAATGTATTTTCGGTTTTCTCAGCCCAATGGGCTTCAACCCCATGTGGAGATGAGCAAAAGGGCTCCCACCTTGTACTGTGACCACTTGTCTGTCGGCCAAAGTAATAGAGCCCACTGACCGTCCATTAGACTTTAGATTAATTTGCAATAGCTCAACTTAGTCTTCAGTCTACCAAAGCAACACATTTGGCTTTACTGCATTAGTAGCCTTTTGATGTCATCAGGCCTTTTATACATTCAAGGCCCCTATTACCAGAGCAGCCGCACAGCACAAAAAAACCTCCGCTATGTTTTACTGGAGGTTAAATGGTAAGTTCTCTTTCTTCTTGCCTTCAATTTTTTCACACGTAAGAGAGTTCTGCAGCACAAAAAATCTGCTGTATGACAACACAATAAGGTGCTGTACCTCGTCCTTGTTTCACAAGATGCTTGTACCTCAGACGATCTGTAAATCCATGTGCAGATGGTGATGATTGTCTGTCCTATGCAGTTATTTCACACATAAAAACTTCAGTCCTTCTGCTGTAGTTAGAGGGGAAGGAGAGGTGCATCTCTGaagagctgctgctgaaagcaTGGTGACCTTTTCTGTCTTGATGCTATATGGCAACATGACAACCCATTAGAAGATACTGCCCAAGAAGATTGTGTGCACTTCAAACTTCTCACTAATGTTGTCTTTCATGATGTTGGAATGACAGCAAAGAAATTAAAGAATGACTGCTCTCATACCGCAAGAGTCTTCTTAAAAAGACTTTAATGAGACAGGGGGAAAAAATCTGCTATCTGAAGCCACAAtaagatcttttttttaatcctcgGTTCACTCATGCACTGATATAGACTTTGATGTCTAAAATCTGGATGTATAAAtcacagaagtttttttttcacattcattttcatgtaattacatattttctaaataatttatttttgtcaggGGACAGGGGATGTACTCCAGCCAGTATTTACTGTACTAAcagaaatataataaataaaaacttgtGATAAACATCTGAGTCACAAGTGTCTCCCCCCCTCTATTAAGAGGCTGGTAATGAGACCAGGAGCTCTGAGGGGAGTCGTAGCAGGTGGTTGTACCCTGGACAGGAGGAGGTGTGACAGTCTTGGCATTTGCATGGCATTTATTGCCCCGTAGCCCATcgtccttctcctctctgagtAGGCACTTAGGCTGCACAGAAGGTACAGTATCTGGGT
This Odontesthes bonariensis isolate fOdoBon6 chromosome 1, fOdoBon6.hap1, whole genome shotgun sequence DNA region includes the following protein-coding sequences:
- the sult5a1 gene encoding sulfotransferase family 5A, member 1 translates to MARLDVTEIFHGISFPGHLHTQDSLQLALKCQFQDTDILIVSYPKSGTTWMQEIVTMVTNRGDPHVSQTVPNWTRAPWLEQYYCAEMLKASSTTPRLLTTHLPHHLLGPALQGSKARVIYVSRNPKDVVVSFYHFHKMANFFPETGSFPEFLNRFLDGTLHYGSWFEHIKGWTSQAAALNLLHITYEEMSMDLHGTIKNVSSLLQYPLLEDEVSSCVKHCSFNSMKNNKMVNYSLIPDEIMDYSKGSFMRKGQIGDWKSIFTKEQNQYFESIYRSKMQDYTLEFVWERQKHEDQPV